DNA sequence from the Streptomyces sp. NBC_01497 genome:
GCAGCGTCAGGCACCAGGCGATCGCCATCCGCGACGCGGTCGACCAGCGCACCACCCCGCCCTTGCGGCCGAGGCCCGCGCCCATCACGGCGCCCGAGCACACCTGCGTGGTGGAGAGCGAGAAGCCGAGGTGCGAGGAGGCGAGGATCGAGATCGCCGCGCTGGTCTGCGCCGCGAAGCCCTGCTGCGGGCGCAGGTCGGTCAGGCCGGTGCCCATGGTGCGGATGATCCGCCAGCCGCCGATGTACGTGCCGAGGGCGATCGCCAGACCCGAGCAGACGATGACCCAGACCGGCGGATTGGAGCCGGGAGCGATCACGCCGCCGGTGACGAGCGCGAGCGTGATCACTCCCATCGTCTTCTGCGCGTCGTTGGTGCCGTGTGCGAGGGAGACCAGCGCGGCGGAGGCGATCTGCCCCGCGCGGTAGCCCTTCGCGGTGGCCGCGTCGCCCGTGTGCCGCCCGATGCGGAAGGTCAGGCGGGCGGCGACGAGCGCCGCGAGCCCGGCCACCGCCGGGGCGGCGACCGCGGGGAGGAGGACCTTGGTGATCACCACGTCGCCGTTGACCGCCGAGGCGCCCGCGGACATCACGGCCGCGCCGATCAGGCCGCCGAACAGGGCGTGCGACGAACTCGACGGGAGTCCCAGCAGCCAGGTGACGAGGTTCCAGAGGATGGCACCGACCAGGGCCGCGAAGATGACCTGGGTTCTGATGCCCGACTCGTTGACGATCCCGCCGGAGATCGTCTTGGCGACCTCCACCGACAGGAAGGCGCCGACGAGGTTCAGGGCGGCGGACATCGCCACCGCGATCTTGGGGTTGAGCGCACCGGTCGAGATGGTCGTGGCCATCGCGTTGGCGGTGTCGTGGAAGCCGTTCGTGAAATCGAACGCGAGGGCTGTCGCGATCACGACCGCGAGCAGCAGCGTCACATGCTCCATGTACCCAGGCAATCGTTCGACGGGGTGTGTGGCCGAGATGAACGTAGGGAGCGTGGATGAACGCAAGGTGAACTGGGTCGGTATTCGCGGTGTCTCTCCTGACGATTCGCCCCGGACCCCGTCCCCGGAGCCCCCCGTATCACGGAGGACATCCGAGGCGACGTGAGCCCCGTACGCAACCGTGCGCGAGCCCGGGACCGTTCGCGCGCACCCCTTTCTCGCGGCCGGCGCGCGCGCCCTCCCCTCCCGCGCGCCTCGTTCCCGGAGCCCACGACTCCGCCGGGACCGCAGCCCGGATCCCCCTGCCCGCGGCGGACGTGCCCGGGACCGCTCCCGGCCGCCCCCGGCGTGGCGCTGGCACGATCTCCCCATGACAGAGATGACAGAGATGACGGATCAGCAGGCGGACCGGCTCAGGGACGCGCTGACCGGGCCGTGGCTCGACCTCGTCGCCACCGCCCGCAGGACCGCCGCGGAGGGCCTCGTCGTCGGCACCTCGGGCAATGTGTCCGTCCGCGTGGACGACCTCGTCCTCGTCACCCCCAGCGGCGTGGCCTACGACCGGCTCGGCGCGGCGGACACCGTCGCCGTACGCCTGGACGGCACGCGGGTCCTCGGCGCCTTCACCCCCACCAGCGAACTGCCCATGCACCTCGCCGTGTACCGCACCACCGACGCCCAGGCGGTCGTCCACACCCACGCCGTGCACGCCACCGCCGTCTCCACGCTCGTCCCCGAACTGCCGCTCGTGCACTACATGACCGCCGCGCTCGGCGGGCCCGTGCGGGTCGCGCCCTACGAGACGTACGGCAGCGACGCCCTCGCCGAGCGGATGCTCGAAGCGCTGGAGGGCCGGTCCGGCTGCCTCCTGCAAAACCACGGCGCCCTGACCTACGGGGCCTGTCTCGACCAGGCGTACGACCGCACGGCGCAGCTGGAGTGGATGTGCCGGGTGTGGCTCACCGCCGCGGCGGTGCCCGGCCGGGAGCCCTCGCTGCTGTCACGGGAGGAGATCCGCAGGGTCGGGGAGAAACTCGCGGGCTACGGCCAACGCCCCGCCGGCGGGGCAGGCCCGGGGCCGGGGGGCACGGGCGGACAGGGCTGAACGGCCCCACCGGGGCCGACGCCCACTGGCGCGGGCGGGCGGGGCCCCGGACACTTGGGGAGTGCGCCCCGCTACAGCGACGGCAGCTGCCGTCACCACAGTGATCGGGATCGGTGCGGCTGCGGCAGTCGCGGCCGGCCGCTACGCGAGCGACGCGGCACTCAAGGCACCTCCCCGACGGCCCCTGCCCAGCGACCCGAAGGTCACCGTGCACGGCACCGCGGCCGGTCGGATCACCCTCACCCGCAGCCTCGCGTCACTGCGTCCCGGCACGTACGGCCTGAAGGGGCCCGGCGTGCATGCCGCCGTCGGTCCGGTGGTCGGGGGCGCCGAGCGCAGCGCGGACACCGTCGTACGGCGGCTCCTGCGGGTCAGTCAGGGCAGGCTCACGCCGGGCACCAGGCTCTGGCTCACGCCCGAGGTGTACGCGGGTGACCCCCGCAGCGCGCTCGGCCTCGACCACCGCGAGGTGCTCGTCCCCGGGGAACTGGGCGACGCGCCCGCCTGGTTCGTGCCCGGCACCCGCGACACCTGGGTCATCTGCGTCCACGGCCTCGGCACCGGCCGGGCCCAGACGATGAACCTCATGCCGTTCCTCACCGAGCGGCGCTTCCCCCTCCTCGCGGTGTCCTACCGGGGCGACGAGGGCGCGCCCCGCCCCAGGGAGGGCCTCGGTCACCTCGGCGAGACGGAGTGGCGCGATCTCGACGCGGCCATCGGCTTCGCCCTGCGCGGCGGTGCCCGGCGCGTGGTTCTCTACGGCTGGTCCGTCGGCGCCACCATGGCGCTGCGCTGCGCCGTCGGCTCCGAGCGCAGGTCGCGCATCAGCGGACTGGTCCTCGACTCACCCGTGCTGGACTGGCGCGCCACCCTCAGGGCCCTGGCGTCGGCCCGTACCCCGGCGCCGCTCGTGCCGCTGGCCGTGCGCGCGGCCGAGGGCAGGACGGGGCTGGACACCCACCGGAGCGCGACGGCCGACTTCCCCCACCGCCTCAAGATCCCGACCCTGATCCTGCACGGCCCCGGCGACACCGTCGCCCCGTGGGCCGCGTCCCGTGCCATGGCCCGCCAGAGGCCCGACCTGATCAGTCTCCACACGGTTCCGAATGCGCCCCACGCGGCCATGTGGAACGCCGACC
Encoded proteins:
- a CDS encoding inorganic phosphate transporter, translating into MEHVTLLLAVVIATALAFDFTNGFHDTANAMATTISTGALNPKIAVAMSAALNLVGAFLSVEVAKTISGGIVNESGIRTQVIFAALVGAILWNLVTWLLGLPSSSSHALFGGLIGAAVMSAGASAVNGDVVITKVLLPAVAAPAVAGLAALVAARLTFRIGRHTGDAATAKGYRAGQIASAALVSLAHGTNDAQKTMGVITLALVTGGVIAPGSNPPVWVIVCSGLAIALGTYIGGWRIIRTMGTGLTDLRPQQGFAAQTSAAISILASSHLGFSLSTTQVCSGAVMGAGLGRKGGVVRWSTASRMAIAWCLTLPAAALVAAGAEFVAGQGAWGIAVVAAVLVAASTVIWLAARRRPVTAQSVTASGMTTQPAGAAVAAPSGAGAREQDGDLSATIPAPAPAAAAPAPPQSAAA
- a CDS encoding class II aldolase/adducin family protein, yielding MTEMTDQQADRLRDALTGPWLDLVATARRTAAEGLVVGTSGNVSVRVDDLVLVTPSGVAYDRLGAADTVAVRLDGTRVLGAFTPTSELPMHLAVYRTTDAQAVVHTHAVHATAVSTLVPELPLVHYMTAALGGPVRVAPYETYGSDALAERMLEALEGRSGCLLQNHGALTYGACLDQAYDRTAQLEWMCRVWLTAAAVPGREPSLLSREEIRRVGEKLAGYGQRPAGGAGPGPGGTGGQG
- a CDS encoding alpha/beta hydrolase, which gives rise to MRPATATAAAVTTVIGIGAAAAVAAGRYASDAALKAPPRRPLPSDPKVTVHGTAAGRITLTRSLASLRPGTYGLKGPGVHAAVGPVVGGAERSADTVVRRLLRVSQGRLTPGTRLWLTPEVYAGDPRSALGLDHREVLVPGELGDAPAWFVPGTRDTWVICVHGLGTGRAQTMNLMPFLTERRFPLLAVSYRGDEGAPRPREGLGHLGETEWRDLDAAIGFALRGGARRVVLYGWSVGATMALRCAVGSERRSRISGLVLDSPVLDWRATLRALASARTPAPLVPLAVRAAEGRTGLDTHRSATADFPHRLKIPTLILHGPGDTVAPWAASRAMARQRPDLISLHTVPNAPHAAMWNADPEKYEEALRRYITPLM